A single region of the Bacteroides luhongzhouii genome encodes:
- a CDS encoding glycoside hydrolase family 2 TIM barrel-domain containing protein, translating to MCKVYRKIILACLLLIVTGTVCGQRVTQTINDGWKFSLFEGDASTADFDVSGWTDVSIPHTWNAKDAEDEIPGYFRGKGWYRKAVTVEELIAGQRVYLCFEGANQETNVFVNGKLVGNHKGGYSAFTFDVTDYVHTGRNLVAVSVDNSHNPDIAPLSADFTFFGGLYRDVYLVYTSPVQLSTTHYASSGVYLKTVGITDAQAEVCAKTFLSNALKSNQTLILETEILDADGNRVALSAKKVNVKAGEKNVAFKALMTIAQPKRWDVDSPYLYKVYSRLKDKKGKVLDCVVNPLGIREYHFDAEKGFFLNGKYRKLIGTSRHQDYKGMGNALRDEMHIRDIQLSKDMGSNFLRVAHYPQDPVVMQMCDKLGLLTSVEIPIVNAITQSRAFMDNCVEQATEMVYQNYNYPSVIIWAYMNEVLLRPPFNSDNKKERAEYMKFLHQIASTVEAQIRSLDSERYTMLPCHSASQIYQEAGITELPMLLGFNLYNGWYGGNLGGFEEKLEELHKEFPHKPLLITEYGADVDTRIHSFSPMRFDFSCEFGSVYHEHYLPEILKRDYIVGAMVWNLNDFYSEARRNAMPHVNNKGLVSTDRERKDGYYLYQAYLKESPILHIASKSWKNRAGASRDGKSCTQPLKVYTNADKVEVFLNGKSFGVYPVTDKVVSVDIPFVNGENVVDAVIEKEGREYRDQYVCDFKCVNVKNGFTEINVLLGARRYFEDRTAEMCWIPEQVYEEGSWGYIGGEVAPNKTRYGSLPASDTDILGTDQDPIFQTQRVGIEAFKADVPDGVYAVYLYWTELTSENKREALVYNLGNDVVREDYINRVFSMDINGVSVAGQMNIAEEYGSERAVIKKYIVPVSQGKGLVVRFGAVESVPILNAIRIVKEY from the coding sequence ATGTGTAAGGTATATAGAAAAATAATCTTAGCCTGCTTGTTATTGATTGTTACCGGCACGGTCTGTGGTCAGCGTGTGACGCAAACGATCAACGATGGTTGGAAGTTCTCTCTCTTTGAGGGAGACGCGTCCACTGCTGACTTTGATGTGTCCGGTTGGACTGACGTTTCCATTCCTCATACTTGGAATGCAAAAGATGCAGAAGATGAAATTCCCGGTTACTTCCGGGGAAAAGGCTGGTACAGGAAAGCCGTGACAGTGGAGGAACTGATTGCCGGTCAAAGAGTTTATCTTTGTTTTGAAGGAGCCAATCAGGAGACAAATGTATTTGTGAATGGAAAGTTGGTAGGGAATCATAAAGGTGGTTATTCGGCTTTCACGTTTGATGTGACTGACTATGTTCATACCGGACGCAACTTGGTGGCAGTGAGTGTTGACAACTCTCATAATCCGGATATTGCTCCTCTTTCGGCAGACTTCACTTTCTTCGGCGGACTTTATCGGGATGTTTATCTGGTGTATACTTCACCCGTGCAACTGTCTACCACTCATTATGCTTCCAGTGGAGTATATCTCAAAACTGTTGGGATAACAGATGCTCAAGCGGAAGTGTGTGCAAAAACATTCTTGTCCAACGCTTTGAAAAGTAATCAGACATTGATTCTTGAAACGGAGATTTTGGATGCAGACGGCAATAGAGTGGCACTTTCCGCAAAGAAAGTGAATGTGAAGGCAGGGGAGAAGAATGTAGCCTTTAAAGCGTTGATGACTATTGCGCAACCCAAACGGTGGGATGTTGATTCTCCTTATTTATATAAGGTGTATAGCCGTTTGAAGGATAAAAAGGGAAAAGTTCTCGATTGCGTTGTTAATCCGCTGGGAATCCGTGAATATCATTTTGATGCAGAGAAAGGTTTTTTCCTGAACGGGAAATATCGGAAATTGATTGGTACCAGTCGGCATCAGGATTACAAAGGAATGGGGAATGCCTTGCGGGATGAAATGCATATCCGGGATATACAGTTGAGTAAGGATATGGGAAGTAATTTCCTGCGAGTGGCTCATTATCCGCAAGATCCGGTTGTGATGCAGATGTGTGATAAGTTAGGGCTGTTGACTTCGGTTGAAATTCCGATTGTAAATGCTATTACTCAAAGTAGGGCGTTTATGGATAACTGTGTGGAACAGGCTACGGAAATGGTTTATCAGAACTATAATTATCCATCTGTCATCATTTGGGCTTACATGAATGAAGTGCTTTTGCGTCCTCCCTTTAATTCTGACAACAAGAAAGAACGGGCGGAATATATGAAGTTTCTTCATCAAATAGCTTCGACTGTTGAGGCGCAGATCAGAAGTCTGGACTCGGAACGCTATACCATGTTGCCTTGTCATTCTGCTTCCCAAATCTATCAGGAAGCAGGGATTACTGAACTGCCAATGTTATTGGGATTTAATCTTTATAATGGATGGTATGGTGGTAATTTGGGCGGATTTGAAGAGAAACTGGAAGAACTTCATAAAGAGTTTCCTCATAAACCGTTGCTTATTACCGAATATGGGGCGGATGTGGATACTCGTATTCATTCTTTTTCACCGATGCGGTTTGATTTTAGTTGTGAGTTTGGCTCTGTCTATCATGAACATTATTTGCCTGAAATTCTAAAGAGGGATTATATAGTGGGGGCTATGGTTTGGAATTTGAATGATTTTTATTCCGAAGCCAGAAGAAATGCCATGCCTCATGTTAACAATAAAGGGTTGGTAAGTACGGATAGAGAACGTAAGGACGGGTATTATCTTTATCAGGCTTATCTGAAAGAGTCACCTATCCTGCATATTGCTTCTAAATCTTGGAAGAACAGGGCAGGGGCCAGTCGGGATGGAAAGAGCTGTACGCAACCCCTGAAAGTCTATACTAACGCGGATAAGGTGGAAGTCTTTTTGAATGGAAAAAGTTTTGGAGTATATCCAGTAACAGATAAGGTTGTTTCCGTGGACATTCCTTTTGTGAACGGAGAGAATGTGGTAGATGCTGTGATAGAAAAGGAGGGACGTGAATATCGTGACCAGTATGTCTGTGATTTTAAATGTGTCAATGTGAAGAATGGCTTTACGGAGATCAATGTGTTATTGGGGGCTCGACGCTATTTTGAGGATCGGACAGCAGAGATGTGCTGGATACCCGAACAGGTTTATGAAGAAGGTTCATGGGGATATATTGGTGGGGAGGTGGCTCCGAACAAAACTCGTTACGGTTCTTTGCCTGCCAGCGATACAGATATACTGGGGACGGATCAGGATCCTATCTTTCAGACACAGCGAGTAGGCATTGAGGCTTTTAAGGCAGATGTGCCGGATGGTGTCTATGCTGTATATTTGTATTGGACGGAACTTACTTCTGAAAATAAAAGAGAGGCTTTGGTGTATAATTTGGGAAATGATGTGGTGAGGGAGGACTATATTAACCGGGTATTTTCTATGGATATAAATGGGGTATCTGTTGCCGGACAAATGAATATTGCAGAAGAATACGGTTCCGAACGTGCGGTTATTAAGAAATATATTGTTCCGGTTTCACAAGGAAAAGGGCTTGTCGTTCGTTTTGGAGCGGTGGAGTCTGTGCCCATTTTAAATGCAATACGAATCGTAAAAGAATATTAG
- a CDS encoding BACON domain-containing protein codes for MKRIIYLLLILNLGLLSCVDDASVRVMPEFNCKDTKVNLAKAAGSSVTSLLYTNVGQIVAQYQAEWLSVDVNAKSVIYTALTQNDGEDARSTVVKLTCGSYTVEVTVTQDSKEPDLSLKVGQSVDDGIGMIFWVDPSDNMVGKAVSVKRQGGNPFEASVMSHNALSTVNGYVNTALFTAPAANDAVAYCQSLGEGWYLPARDELWELFDVYNGIVHTDPDFISTVPDKLTEVEKAARAAFDKMLTDLQGDVINEAAGSGNGESYWSSTENAAGDKAYWVRFGKSGADAGNKTATNRFVRCMRTIGDYTYPEEPATLTVTPNPVTLEGANEAEANVTLTSNKSVFSVVLADDSWLSYIISGTTVTFKAKSKNGTGNIRTTIATITAGTGAAAKAVEVTVNQNVAAEGDASLELSTNTVTITPDAVAKSEVITMISDETEFAINITDESWVKAYVDVTNKTLYFWTLSPNLNSSNRVTTATVTAGSGAKVSKQEVTITQKGLLSSEFAVGQVIADNGALKGGIVFWVDATNRGKAKIMSLDRENLAWSTAGSPVSTGLTLSNDDGLANTTALAALPNAVEMPALKYCMDKGSGWYWPTRSDLEQMFETYNGTKVADATENTPNAITDFEKANREAWDLVITNAGGTAMNTAAASSNGDSYWASRETSSGTKAFYVRFGKPLAWDKANEKKTGARYIRAVRSILK; via the coding sequence ATGAAAAGAATAATATATCTGTTATTGATTTTAAATCTAGGGCTGCTTTCCTGTGTCGATGATGCGTCGGTACGTGTGATGCCTGAATTTAATTGTAAAGATACAAAAGTAAACCTAGCAAAAGCGGCGGGTTCTTCCGTTACATCGCTATTATATACTAATGTCGGTCAGATTGTTGCTCAATATCAAGCGGAGTGGCTTTCTGTAGATGTAAACGCTAAAAGTGTAATATACACTGCCTTGACGCAGAATGACGGTGAGGATGCAAGGAGTACTGTCGTGAAACTGACTTGCGGTTCATATACAGTGGAAGTAACGGTTACACAGGATTCCAAAGAACCGGACCTTTCTTTGAAGGTAGGACAAAGTGTAGATGATGGTATCGGTATGATTTTCTGGGTGGATCCTTCGGACAATATGGTAGGAAAAGCTGTATCTGTAAAACGTCAGGGAGGAAATCCTTTTGAGGCTTCCGTGATGTCTCACAATGCGCTTTCCACAGTGAATGGATATGTCAATACGGCTTTGTTTACTGCTCCTGCTGCAAATGATGCAGTGGCATACTGTCAGTCGTTGGGTGAGGGATGGTATCTGCCTGCACGTGATGAGTTATGGGAGTTGTTTGATGTTTACAATGGTATTGTACATACTGATCCGGATTTTATTTCGACTGTACCCGATAAGTTGACGGAAGTTGAAAAAGCGGCACGTGCGGCATTTGATAAGATGTTGACCGATTTGCAGGGTGATGTGATAAATGAGGCTGCCGGTTCGGGCAATGGGGAAAGCTATTGGTCGAGTACGGAAAATGCAGCAGGGGATAAGGCTTATTGGGTACGTTTCGGAAAGTCTGGTGCTGATGCAGGAAATAAAACAGCTACCAACCGTTTTGTGAGATGTATGCGCACAATTGGTGATTATACTTATCCTGAAGAGCCGGCAACTTTGACGGTTACTCCTAATCCTGTGACATTGGAAGGTGCTAACGAAGCGGAAGCAAATGTTACGTTGACATCCAATAAGAGTGTATTCAGTGTAGTGTTGGCAGATGATTCCTGGCTTTCGTATATTATTTCAGGCACAACAGTTACGTTCAAGGCAAAATCGAAGAATGGCACTGGTAATATTCGTACGACAATTGCTACAATAACAGCCGGTACTGGCGCAGCTGCAAAAGCAGTGGAGGTAACAGTGAATCAAAATGTAGCTGCCGAGGGAGACGCTTCCCTCGAATTGAGTACCAATACGGTGACTATTACTCCTGATGCGGTAGCAAAATCAGAGGTAATTACAATGATTTCTGATGAGACGGAATTTGCAATAAATATCACTGATGAATCTTGGGTGAAAGCGTATGTTGATGTAACAAATAAAACTCTTTATTTTTGGACATTATCTCCTAATCTGAATAGCTCTAACCGGGTAACGACTGCTACGGTAACAGCCGGAAGCGGAGCAAAGGTGTCTAAACAAGAGGTTACGATTACACAGAAAGGACTTTTAAGTTCCGAGTTTGCGGTTGGACAGGTAATTGCGGATAATGGAGCGTTGAAGGGAGGCATTGTTTTCTGGGTAGACGCGACTAATCGTGGTAAAGCTAAAATCATGTCGTTGGACAGAGAGAATTTGGCATGGTCTACAGCAGGCTCTCCGGTTTCTACCGGTTTGACTTTATCTAATGATGACGGTTTAGCAAATACTACTGCCTTGGCAGCATTGCCGAATGCAGTGGAAATGCCTGCTCTTAAATATTGCATGGATAAAGGTTCCGGATGGTATTGGCCTACAAGATCGGATTTGGAACAGATGTTTGAAACCTATAATGGGACTAAGGTAGCAGATGCAACAGAGAATACTCCGAATGCGATTACTGATTTTGAAAAAGCAAATCGTGAAGCATGGGATCTGGTGATTACTAATGCAGGAGGAACTGCTATGAATACGGCAGCGGCATCTTCTAATGGGGATTCTTATTGGGCTAGTCGTGAAACGTCAAGTGGTACAAAGGCATTTTATGTACGTTTTGGAAAACCACTTGCCTGGGATAAAGCAAATGAGAAAAAGACTGGGGCAAGATACATTCGTGCCGTCCGTTCAATCTTGAAATAA